One Methanolobus sp. WCC4 DNA segment encodes these proteins:
- a CDS encoding hydrolase, which yields MEEECCPKFDPEPWDGKIIEWENKRFVKDRVLTLFYMPVNFGGVMKRLDRKIREAGATMPDYLGLSDHTSKWSMDIYLAVDKDIPNAENVTLSGRFLSKVYEGPFRDTKKWSEDFEEYAKEQGHEIKKWYMWYTTCPKCAKKYGKNYVVIIAEIE from the coding sequence GTGGAAGAAGAATGCTGCCCGAAATTCGACCCGGAGCCGTGGGATGGAAAGATCATTGAATGGGAGAACAAGAGGTTCGTAAAAGACAGGGTCCTGACACTATTCTATATGCCGGTCAATTTTGGCGGCGTAATGAAAAGGCTTGACAGGAAGATTCGTGAAGCTGGAGCCACTATGCCGGATTATCTCGGTCTTTCCGACCACACATCGAAATGGAGCATGGATATCTATCTGGCAGTCGATAAGGATATACCTAATGCAGAGAACGTGACCTTAAGTGGCAGGTTCCTGAGTAAGGTCTACGAGGGTCCGTTCAGGGATACTAAAAAGTGGTCTGAGGATTTCGAGGAATATGCTAAGGAGCAGGGTCATGAGATAAAGAAATGGTACATGTGGTACACTACCTGTCCTAAATGTGCGAAGAAATATGGTAAGAACTACGTTGTCATCATAGCTGAAATTGAGTGA